DNA from Anaerolineales bacterium:
GCGGGCGGGATCACTGGAGGCACCGGCCTCCCGCTGCTCTCACGGCCGATGCCGAGGGGAAGCCGTGTACACGGGGTCGAGCGCCCAACCAGGGAACGACCCGTCCTATCTCTCCGACGACCCCTCTCCTTCTCACGACTGCCCGAGTGCCTTCGGCCTGTGACTTTCCTCAATCGAGGTCGCCCCCCTTCGCTCGGGGAACGGGAACAGTCCGCTGGCGGTGGTCAGGCGGCCGAAATGCGGCTACCTCGGCCGGTTCCCTCGTCGCCTGCCACCGCTCCCTTGGGCCTCCCCCCGCTGGAATAGGACTTTGGGTCTACTCCTTGGGGTTGACACCAACCCCGCGACTGCCCTAGAATGAGGTCTGGTGGTCTGACCAGGATACCAGAGGGCGCATGCAGATCGAACACGTCGATCATCCGACTTTGACGGGGCAAGTGGCCGGACGGCTGGCGGCTTCCATCCTCGAAGGAGGCCTGCGGGCCGGCGAGCAGCTCCCGGCGGAGCGGGACCTGATGACGCGCTTCGGCGTCAGTCGGGCGACGTTGCGCGAGGCATTGAGGATGCTGGCCGAGCACGAGGTGCTCGAAGCCCGACCGGGCGTTGGCTGGTTCGTGCGCGACCCCGGCCAACGCCTCCTGCCCAAGGTGATGGCCCTGGCGCACGCCTACCGCCCCAGCCTGGCGGCCGACACCCAACCGGCCCGCCAGCCGCCCCCTGAGGGGCCGCGCCGCCTGACCGTGGTGGCCGAGAAGCCGCTGCGCATCCCCAACCTGCACACCGACCGCCTGGGGACGTTCGACTTCATCTCATGGTGGGAACGCGACAAAGTGCAGGCCGCAAGCGTGCTGGTGGTCGGTGCCGGGGCCCTCGGGAATGAGGTGGTCAAGAGCCTGGCCCTGATGGGCGTCGGCCACCTGTTCATTGTCGATTTCGACGTGATCGAGGCCGCCAACCTCAGCCGCTCGGTTTTCTTCCGCGAGGCCGACACCGGGAAGGACAAGGCGCCTATCGTCGCCGCCCGCGCCAAGGCCCTCAACCCACAGGTTCGCCTGCAGTACCTGCAAGGGGACGTGACGACCGGCCTCGGCCTGGGCGTTGTCCGGCGGATGGACGTGGTCATCGGCTGCCTGGACAACCGGGAGGCCCGCCTGGCGCTCAATCGCTTCTGCTACTGGATGGGCAAGCCCATGGTCGATGGCGCCATCCAGGAATTGCTGGGCCTGGTGCGGGTCTTTGTCCCCGGTCAAGGGGCGTGCTTCGAGTGCACTCTCACCGAGCAGGCCCGCCGAGAGATGTCGCTGCGCTACTCGTGCCCGCTGCTGGCCCGCCACAACATCCTGCAGGGCAAGGTCCCCACCACGCCGACGATCGCCTCGATCATCGGATCGATCCAGGCCCAGGAAGCCCTCAAGCTGATTCATGCCATGCCGGTGGAGGCGGGCAAGGTCACCCACTTCAACGGTCTGACCAACGAGATGCACACCACTGCCTACGTGGCGCGGGAGGACTGCGAAAGCCACTGGACCTACGGCGAGGTCGTCGAGCTCCCTGCCCGGGCCCGGAGCACCCGCCTGCGGGACATGCTTGAAGTCGCCCGCCGCGACCTCGGACGGGAGGCGGTCATCGAACTGGACAACGAGTTGCTCCTCAGCTTGACTTGCCCGCGCTGTCAGACCGTCGAGGAGGTCATCCGTCCGCTGTCCGAGGTCAGCTTCGAAGCCGGCCATTGCCCGGGCTGCGGTCTGCTGCGGGACACGGCCATGACCCACCTGATCACTGGCAGTGAAGCCTACCTCGATCGCACCTTGTCCAGCATCGGTGTGCCGCCGTTGCATGTCCTGCGCGCCCACAACGGCAAGGAGTATCGCTTCTACGAGCTAACCGGCGATTTGCCGGAGGCGCTCCATTTCAGTGACTTCGAGGCCGGTCCGCCGTTGGCTGGCGAGCCTGAGGCCTCCCAGCGTATCCGGCTTGGAGAGCAAGTTGAAGCCTCCTCGGCTGCGGCCAACCCGGCGCAAGGGCGTATCGTCTTCGGCCGGCAGGCTGGGGAATGAGCTCCTCCCCCCACCCCCGCTCTTCGGAATCCAGGCAGGGAGCGGCGCCGGCGATCCCGCGCTGGGTGGGGATCGTGTTCCCGATCGGTCTGGCAGCGGCGGCCGCACTGGTCGTCGTCGCCGGCGCCAACCGGGTGCTGCACCCGGCGGTCCTGCAGGCCGCTACGGCGGCGGCCCTCGGCCTGTTCACCGGCTTCCTCACCCGCTGGAGCGTCCGCGGCCGATCGCTGGCCGTGCAGTGGTGGATCGCAACCGG
Protein-coding regions in this window:
- a CDS encoding ThiF family adenylyltransferase, whose product is MQIEHVDHPTLTGQVAGRLAASILEGGLRAGEQLPAERDLMTRFGVSRATLREALRMLAEHEVLEARPGVGWFVRDPGQRLLPKVMALAHAYRPSLAADTQPARQPPPEGPRRLTVVAEKPLRIPNLHTDRLGTFDFISWWERDKVQAASVLVVGAGALGNEVVKSLALMGVGHLFIVDFDVIEAANLSRSVFFREADTGKDKAPIVAARAKALNPQVRLQYLQGDVTTGLGLGVVRRMDVVIGCLDNREARLALNRFCYWMGKPMVDGAIQELLGLVRVFVPGQGACFECTLTEQARREMSLRYSCPLLARHNILQGKVPTTPTIASIIGSIQAQEALKLIHAMPVEAGKVTHFNGLTNEMHTTAYVAREDCESHWTYGEVVELPARARSTRLRDMLEVARRDLGREAVIELDNELLLSLTCPRCQTVEEVIRPLSEVSFEAGHCPGCGLLRDTAMTHLITGSEAYLDRTLSSIGVPPLHVLRAHNGKEYRFYELTGDLPEALHFSDFEAGPPLAGEPEASQRIRLGEQVEASSAAANPAQGRIVFGRQAGE